The Virgibacillus dokdonensis genome includes a window with the following:
- the cyoE gene encoding heme o synthase, translating into MDKVEAATSQVITNTSSTEKNKPVSTLDDIKSLIKIGIINSNLITVFTGFWLAIYYSGYTFTDYIGTFIITMLGSTLVIAGGCMLNNWYDVDIDPVMKRTKTRPTVTGTISLPTVLGLGLITSFAGLLLLLFTTIEAMLFAFLGWFFYVVLYTMWSKRKYTLNTTVGSFSGAAPPLIGWAAVNPNFHIVPLILFLIMFIWQTPHFLALAMRKNEEYKAARIPMLPAVHGFEMTKRQITIYIACLLPLPFYLTSLGTTFVILATLLNVGWLGLGMSGFFMKDGIKWANIIFIYSLNYLTILFLLMVVVTWNSPFS; encoded by the coding sequence ATGGATAAAGTAGAGGCAGCTACTTCACAGGTTATTACGAATACGTCATCAACCGAAAAAAACAAGCCAGTTTCTACACTTGATGATATTAAATCACTAATAAAAATAGGAATTATTAACTCCAATTTAATTACAGTTTTTACTGGATTTTGGTTGGCAATTTATTATAGTGGATATACATTTACGGATTACATCGGTACGTTTATTATTACGATGTTAGGAAGTACTTTGGTGATTGCAGGTGGATGTATGCTTAATAACTGGTATGACGTTGATATTGATCCAGTTATGAAGCGAACGAAAACTCGACCAACTGTAACGGGTACGATCTCGCTTCCGACGGTACTCGGACTAGGGTTAATTACATCTTTTGCTGGTCTTTTACTTTTACTATTTACAACCATAGAAGCAATGTTGTTTGCGTTTCTAGGCTGGTTTTTCTATGTAGTGCTATATACGATGTGGTCAAAGAGAAAATATACACTTAATACGACAGTTGGTAGCTTTTCTGGTGCTGCGCCACCACTCATTGGTTGGGCTGCAGTAAACCCGAACTTTCATATCGTTCCGCTTATATTATTTTTAATTATGTTCATTTGGCAAACACCTCATTTTTTAGCATTAGCAATGCGAAAGAATGAAGAATATAAAGCGGCAAGAATACCTATGTTGCCCGCAGTCCATGGTTTTGAAATGACCAAGCGACAAATCACCATTTATATCGCATGTTTATTGCCGTTGCCATTTTATTTAACTTCTTTAGGCACAACATTTGTCATCTTGGCGACCTTGTTAAATGTTGGATGGCTAGGGCTTGGAATGAGTGGTTTCTTTATGAAAGATGGTATTAAATGGGCGAATATTATCTTTATTTACTCTTTAAATTATTTAACCATCCTCTTTTTATTGATGGTTGTTGTAACGTGGAATTCGCCATTTAGTTAA
- a CDS encoding COX15/CtaA family protein — protein MIKSLKWLSIVATLGMTFVLLGGALVTKTGSEDGCGNSWPLCEGEWLPSEITPELIIELSHRLVTGVVGFAVIGLAILAWIKLGHVREVKFLSILSVLFLILQALIGAAAVVWGQSDFALAAHFGISLISFAAVFLLMLLIFEVDKKFDAKSLLIKKAHRLEIYALTIYTMLVVYSGALVRHTDANLVCKSWPFCNNQAPLDFSNYVIPQWIQMGHRLAAGILFLWTVIFAFRMIRTYKNNKLMYWGWWTVISLITLQVFFGAMIIFTRLHLATALMHALIISLFFGMLTYFILHATRSAKYAKQIDNNKINDANFIVNN, from the coding sequence ATGATAAAAAGCTTAAAATGGTTATCTATTGTAGCGACACTTGGAATGACATTTGTGTTGCTTGGGGGTGCTCTTGTAACAAAAACCGGCTCAGAAGATGGCTGTGGAAATAGCTGGCCTTTATGCGAAGGGGAATGGCTGCCTTCTGAAATTACACCGGAATTAATTATTGAACTAAGCCATCGATTAGTTACTGGTGTAGTTGGATTTGCCGTTATAGGTTTGGCGATTTTAGCCTGGATTAAACTTGGGCATGTTCGCGAGGTTAAATTTCTTTCTATACTTTCCGTTTTATTTTTAATTTTACAAGCACTTATTGGAGCGGCAGCTGTGGTATGGGGACAATCTGATTTCGCCCTTGCTGCACACTTCGGAATTTCATTAATTTCGTTTGCTGCTGTATTTCTGTTAATGTTACTTATTTTTGAGGTGGATAAAAAATTCGATGCAAAGTCACTTTTAATAAAAAAAGCGCATCGATTGGAAATTTATGCTTTAACCATCTACACGATGCTCGTCGTTTATTCCGGAGCCCTCGTGCGCCACACTGACGCAAATTTAGTTTGTAAAAGTTGGCCTTTTTGTAACAATCAGGCTCCACTAGACTTTTCTAATTACGTTATACCGCAATGGATTCAAATGGGACACAGACTTGCTGCAGGGATTTTATTTTTATGGACGGTTATATTCGCTTTTCGAATGATACGTACCTACAAGAATAACAAGTTAATGTACTGGGGTTGGTGGACGGTTATTAGTCTAATAACTTTACAGGTATTCTTTGGTGCTATGATTATATTTACACGATTGCACTTAGCTACCGCTTTAATGCATGCACTTATTATATCGCTATTTTTTGGCATGTTAACGTATTTTATTCTACACGCGACACGCAGTGCTAAATATGCAAAACAAATAGATAACAATAAAATCAACGACGCAAATTTCATCGTAAATAATTAA
- the pyc gene encoding pyruvate carboxylase: MAQLKQINKVLVANRGEIAIRVFRACTELNIRTVAIYSKEDLSSYHRYKADEAYLIGEGKKPIDAYLDIEGIIQLAKQVGVDAIHPGYGFLSENINFAKRCEEEGIIFIGPTSNHLDMFGDKVKARYQATQAGLPVIPGSGGPVNSLEEVEQFARDHGFPIIIKATLGGGGRGMRIVRSKQGLAEAYDRAKSEARAAFGNDEIYLEKLIENPKHIEVQIIGDQHENIIHLYERDCSVQRRHQKLVEVAPSISLPEELRMKICEAAVKLMKNVNYLNAGTVEFLVTEDEFFFIEVNPRVQVEHTITEMITGVDIVQTQIKVAEGRSLHDDSIGIPEQDKIVTTGYAIQSRVTTEDPLNNFMPDTGRIMAYRSGGGFGVRLDAGNGFQGSVISPHYDSLLVKVSTWALNFNQAAQKMVRNLKEFRIRGIKTNIPFLQNVILHKNFLNGVYNTTFVDNTPELFVFPKRKDRGTKMLTYIGNTTVNGVDKDGNKEKPVFDDLNLPNVNTSNPIASGTKQILDKHGPDELAKWLKEQKEVLLTDTTFRDAHQSLLATRVRTKDLHRIAEPTARLLPNLFSVEMWGGATFDVAYRFLKEDPWDRLLKLRASMPNILLQMLLRASNAVGYKNYPDNVIKEFVEKSATAGIDVFRIFDSLNWVEGMQLAIEEVRNNNKIAEATMCYTGNILDTGRTKYDISYYKNLAKDLKASGAHILGIKDMAGLLKPEAAYQLVSTLKETIDLPIHLHTHDTSGNGIYLYARAIDAGVDAVDVAAGPMAGLTSQPSAQTLYHALEGHERQPKVDVNAYEELSYYWEGIREYYRDFESGMKAPHTEIYMHEMPGGQYSNLKQQAKAVGLEDRWNEVKTMFRQVNDMFGDIVKVTPSSKVIGDMTLFMVQNNLTEDDIYERGETIDFPDSVIEFVQGYIGQPYQGFPPELQRIILKGKDPIKTRPGELLEPVDFTQLKETLFKSLDRQVTSFDLISHALYPKVFMEYHKFHDKYGDVSVLDTPTFFYGMRLGETVEVEIEQGKTLIVKLVSISEPREDGTRVVYFELNGQTREIVVKDQSIQSEVEMRPKVDKSNEKHIGATMPGTVIKVLCQSGDHVNKGDHLLINEAMKMETTVQAPFTGVIKQVNVKDGDSIAVDDLLIELE; encoded by the coding sequence ATGGCACAACTTAAACAAATCAACAAAGTATTAGTTGCCAATCGAGGGGAAATTGCAATTCGTGTTTTTCGGGCATGTACCGAATTAAATATTCGTACTGTTGCAATCTATTCCAAAGAAGATTTAAGTTCCTATCACCGTTATAAAGCGGACGAGGCGTATTTAATTGGAGAAGGAAAGAAGCCAATTGATGCATATCTGGATATTGAAGGTATTATCCAGTTAGCTAAGCAAGTAGGTGTAGATGCCATTCATCCTGGCTATGGATTCTTATCTGAAAATATTAACTTTGCTAAGCGATGTGAAGAGGAAGGAATTATTTTCATCGGTCCAACAAGTAATCATTTAGATATGTTTGGGGACAAAGTAAAAGCTCGGTACCAAGCTACACAGGCAGGTTTACCTGTTATACCAGGAAGCGGTGGCCCGGTCAACTCTTTGGAAGAGGTGGAGCAGTTTGCGAGGGATCATGGTTTTCCAATCATTATTAAAGCCACTCTAGGCGGTGGAGGACGAGGTATGCGTATCGTTCGAAGTAAGCAGGGGCTTGCGGAGGCGTACGATCGTGCTAAGTCTGAGGCTAGGGCTGCATTTGGTAATGATGAAATTTACTTAGAAAAACTCATTGAAAACCCAAAACATATTGAAGTTCAAATTATTGGAGATCAACATGAGAATATCATTCATTTGTATGAAAGAGACTGCTCTGTGCAGCGAAGACATCAAAAATTAGTAGAGGTTGCTCCAAGTATATCTTTGCCTGAAGAATTGCGTATGAAAATATGTGAAGCTGCGGTCAAACTAATGAAAAATGTTAACTATTTAAACGCTGGTACTGTAGAGTTTTTAGTGACTGAGGATGAATTCTTCTTTATTGAAGTAAACCCAAGGGTTCAAGTAGAGCATACGATTACTGAAATGATTACTGGTGTTGACATTGTCCAGACGCAAATTAAAGTCGCTGAAGGAAGAAGTTTACATGACGATTCCATTGGTATTCCAGAGCAGGATAAAATTGTTACTACAGGGTATGCTATCCAATCGCGTGTAACGACAGAAGATCCGCTGAATAACTTTATGCCAGATACTGGAAGGATTATGGCTTACCGATCTGGTGGAGGATTTGGTGTCCGATTAGATGCGGGGAATGGATTTCAAGGTTCTGTTATTTCACCGCACTATGATTCATTGTTAGTTAAAGTGTCTACTTGGGCGTTAAATTTTAATCAAGCTGCACAAAAAATGGTCAGAAACTTAAAAGAATTTCGTATACGTGGTATAAAAACAAACATCCCATTTTTACAAAATGTTATTTTACACAAAAATTTCTTAAATGGGGTCTATAATACGACATTTGTTGATAACACACCTGAATTATTTGTATTTCCAAAACGAAAAGATCGTGGAACGAAAATGCTAACATACATTGGAAATACGACGGTAAATGGTGTAGATAAAGATGGTAATAAAGAAAAACCTGTTTTTGATGATTTAAATCTTCCCAACGTTAATACATCTAACCCAATAGCTTCAGGTACAAAGCAAATTTTAGATAAACATGGTCCTGATGAGTTAGCAAAGTGGTTAAAAGAACAAAAAGAGGTGTTGTTAACCGACACAACGTTTCGTGATGCACACCAATCTTTATTAGCGACAAGAGTTCGTACGAAGGATTTGCATCGTATCGCGGAACCTACCGCTAGATTGCTTCCAAATTTATTTTCAGTCGAAATGTGGGGTGGAGCCACATTTGATGTAGCTTACCGCTTTTTAAAAGAAGACCCATGGGATCGCTTGTTAAAGCTTCGTGCAAGTATGCCAAATATATTGCTACAAATGCTGCTTCGTGCAAGTAATGCGGTAGGTTATAAGAATTACCCAGATAATGTAATTAAAGAATTTGTTGAGAAAAGCGCAACAGCCGGCATTGATGTGTTCCGAATTTTTGACAGTCTAAACTGGGTAGAAGGTATGCAATTAGCAATAGAAGAAGTACGCAACAATAATAAAATTGCAGAAGCTACTATGTGTTATACAGGCAATATTTTAGATACTGGACGAACAAAGTATGATATCAGCTATTATAAAAATTTAGCTAAAGATTTAAAAGCGTCAGGAGCGCATATTCTCGGTATTAAGGATATGGCAGGATTATTAAAACCGGAAGCGGCATATCAATTGGTGTCTACATTAAAAGAGACGATTGACTTACCAATTCATCTGCATACACATGACACCAGTGGAAATGGAATTTATTTATATGCCCGAGCTATCGATGCTGGAGTAGACGCTGTAGATGTTGCAGCTGGGCCAATGGCTGGTCTAACTTCTCAACCTAGTGCACAGACTTTATATCACGCATTAGAAGGGCATGAACGTCAACCAAAAGTGGATGTAAATGCTTATGAAGAGCTTTCTTATTATTGGGAAGGTATACGTGAATACTATCGTGATTTTGAAAGTGGAATGAAGGCACCACATACTGAAATTTATATGCATGAAATGCCTGGAGGTCAGTATAGTAATTTGAAGCAACAAGCCAAAGCTGTAGGGCTTGAAGATCGTTGGAATGAAGTGAAAACAATGTTTCGACAAGTGAATGATATGTTTGGTGATATTGTTAAAGTTACCCCTTCGTCAAAAGTGATTGGTGATATGACTTTATTTATGGTACAAAATAATTTAACAGAAGATGATATTTATGAACGTGGAGAAACGATTGACTTTCCGGATTCTGTAATAGAATTTGTACAAGGCTACATTGGACAGCCTTATCAGGGTTTCCCACCAGAATTGCAACGAATCATTCTGAAAGGAAAAGACCCTATCAAAACACGTCCAGGTGAATTGCTAGAACCAGTTGACTTTACGCAGCTAAAGGAAACATTGTTTAAATCCTTAGACCGACAAGTAACTAGCTTTGATTTAATATCTCACGCTCTTTACCCTAAAGTTTTTATGGAATATCATAAATTCCATGACAAATACGGCGATGTAAGTGTGTTGGATACACCGACTTTCTTCTATGGGATGAGACTTGGTGAAACGGTTGAAGTAGAAATTGAACAAGGGAAAACATTAATTGTAAAACTTGTTTCTATTTCAGAACCTAGAGAAGATGGCACCCGTGTTGTATACTTTGAATTGAATGGGCAAACGAGAGAGATTGTTGTGAAGGATCAAAGCATTCAATCTGAGGTTGAAATGAGGCCAAAAGTAGATAAAAGTAATGAAAAACATATTGGTGCTACAATGCCAGGGACAGTAATAAAAGTTCTTTGTCAATCAGGGGATCATGTTAATAAGGGAGACCATTTATTGATTAATGAAGCTATGAAAATGGAAACAACTGTCCAAGCTCCATTTACAGGAGTTATTAAGCAAGTTAATGTAAAAGATGGCGATAGTATCGCTGTAGATGATCTACTTATTGAATTAGAATAA
- a CDS encoding FtsW/RodA/SpoVE family cell cycle protein, translating to MLQKLKFYDYTLIITPILLAAFGLVMIYSASMVFAVVQGHAANHYLTQQSIRFGIGLIGFILCSAFPYRYYQKLIKPIILGVILLLIGVLLFGSEVNNAQSWILGIQPAEFAKIAIVMYLASVYSKKQEYIREFSKAVLPPLIITGIILALIVLQPDIGTASIVFLIACSVIFSSGIRFKHLSLLLFIGLMFLLMTLPYMATDERLTRFTGAYQPFETPASHGYQLIQSYVAIGNGGLAGEGLGQSVQKLGYLTEAHTDFIMAVVAEELGFIGVVIVIGMLSIIVLRGLFISRKVKDSFGSLLAIGISSMVGIQAFINLGAISGLLPITGVPLPFVSYGGSSLLVLLISMGILNNIAMHIKKRELEPAGENQNTRNISQTYRGGRTWHNLNKSTKY from the coding sequence ATGCTACAAAAATTAAAATTTTATGATTATACACTAATAATAACGCCCATTTTGTTAGCAGCTTTTGGCTTAGTAATGATCTATAGTGCAAGCATGGTTTTTGCTGTTGTTCAAGGGCATGCTGCTAATCATTATTTAACGCAACAATCTATCCGTTTTGGAATAGGGCTAATAGGATTTATTTTATGCTCTGCTTTTCCATATCGCTACTACCAAAAACTAATCAAACCTATTATACTAGGAGTAATACTGTTATTGATTGGGGTATTACTATTTGGTTCAGAAGTGAACAATGCACAATCCTGGATATTGGGAATTCAACCAGCAGAATTTGCTAAAATTGCGATTGTTATGTACTTAGCTTCTGTATATTCCAAAAAGCAGGAATATATTCGTGAATTTAGTAAAGCTGTTTTACCACCTCTTATTATTACAGGCATTATTCTAGCGCTTATCGTTTTACAACCGGACATTGGAACAGCTTCCATTGTTTTCTTAATTGCATGTTCAGTTATTTTTAGTTCAGGTATCCGTTTTAAGCACTTATCCCTACTTCTATTTATCGGTTTGATGTTTTTATTGATGACGTTACCGTATATGGCCACCGATGAGCGACTCACTCGATTTACGGGTGCTTATCAGCCATTTGAAACTCCTGCATCTCACGGCTACCAGTTAATCCAATCTTATGTGGCAATTGGAAACGGTGGATTAGCTGGTGAAGGTTTAGGGCAAAGTGTACAAAAATTAGGGTACTTAACAGAAGCGCATACAGATTTTATTATGGCGGTAGTTGCTGAGGAGTTAGGTTTTATCGGTGTTGTTATTGTTATTGGTATGTTATCTATCATTGTATTAAGAGGGTTGTTTATCTCTAGAAAAGTGAAGGATAGCTTTGGCTCTTTACTAGCGATTGGCATCTCTTCCATGGTGGGAATACAAGCATTTATTAACTTAGGAGCAATTAGCGGCTTATTACCAATTACAGGAGTGCCATTACCATTTGTAAGTTATGGCGGTTCATCTCTTTTGGTGTTATTAATATCAATGGGGATTTTAAATAATATTGCTATGCATATTAAAAAAAGAGAATTAGAACCAGCAGGAGAAAATCAAAATACTCGTAACATATCACAAACATATCGAGGAGGGAGAACATGGCACAACTTAAACAAATCAACAAAGTATTAG
- a CDS encoding YlaN family protein, with amino-acid sequence MQEVTVNHREKAHALLKADADKILRLIEVQIDNLTMPQCPLYEEVLDTQMFGLSREIDFAVRLNLISESEGKEILEDLERKLNILHEAAQNSV; translated from the coding sequence ATGCAAGAGGTGACTGTAAATCATCGCGAAAAAGCCCATGCCCTTCTTAAGGCTGATGCTGACAAAATTTTGCGACTTATAGAAGTTCAAATAGATAATTTAACAATGCCACAATGTCCATTATACGAAGAAGTGTTGGATACACAAATGTTTGGGCTTTCCAGGGAGATCGATTTTGCTGTTCGATTAAATTTAATTAGCGAAAGTGAAGGTAAAGAAATATTAGAAGATCTGGAGAGGAAGTTAAATATTCTGCATGAAGCAGCGCAAAATTCCGTATAA
- a CDS encoding YhcN/YlaJ family sporulation lipoprotein: MRLAFMGITFLILFIFTACTQEDREEAITNEETNQRFEQVKNSEPTKQKALTNKEIANHLANIASDVPNVNDAVSIVAGPYAVVGIDVDKDLDRSRVGTIKYSVLEALYNDPYGKTAVVVADADGNERIRGIVDKMEQGQPVYGLMDELAAVVGRYMPEFPINKNRPQESDPNKEVIPEEEKEQLEDTEEEQSNHHKQNAS; this comes from the coding sequence ATGAGATTAGCTTTTATGGGAATCACGTTTCTTATCTTGTTTATATTTACAGCTTGTACGCAAGAAGATCGTGAAGAAGCTATTACAAACGAAGAAACAAATCAAAGATTTGAACAAGTTAAAAACTCAGAACCAACAAAACAAAAAGCGTTGACTAACAAAGAAATCGCAAACCATTTGGCTAATATTGCTAGCGATGTACCAAATGTTAACGATGCGGTATCAATTGTAGCTGGTCCTTATGCAGTAGTAGGAATAGACGTTGATAAAGACCTCGATCGTTCAAGAGTTGGCACTATTAAATATAGCGTTTTAGAAGCATTGTATAATGACCCATATGGTAAAACAGCTGTTGTGGTTGCAGACGCTGATGGTAATGAACGAATTCGTGGGATAGTGGATAAGATGGAACAAGGTCAACCTGTATACGGTTTGATGGATGAATTAGCCGCCGTTGTTGGGCGATATATGCCGGAATTTCCCATTAACAAAAATCGACCACAGGAAAGTGATCCAAATAAAGAGGTAATTCCTGAAGAAGAAAAAGAGCAACTTGAAGATACGGAGGAAGAACAATCCAATCATCATAAACAGAATGCATCGTGA
- a CDS encoding YlaI family protein: MQVKCTICDSVESIDDHCFEAKRLRNKRILMHLCQTCYDRVEKKTLARHATGKFRLYSEKKPVDEFI; encoded by the coding sequence ATGCAAGTGAAATGTACCATTTGCGATTCAGTTGAAAGCATTGATGATCATTGCTTTGAAGCAAAACGCTTAAGAAATAAAAGAATCCTTATGCACTTATGTCAGACGTGCTACGATAGAGTTGAAAAAAAGACGTTGGCAAGACATGCAACAGGTAAGTTCCGCTTATATTCAGAAAAAAAACCCGTTGATGAATTTATTTAA
- a CDS encoding YlaH-like family protein has product MEGSFSFVFNFILEQFGTDHMFLTLYILNLIFSIISFKLGFARKLTLIKTIIVYIMLALGVYLLTIFSIFQLPITESLIVISLVLAIYRFRLYQERKNRS; this is encoded by the coding sequence ATGGAAGGAAGTTTTAGCTTTGTGTTCAATTTTATTTTAGAACAATTCGGTACAGATCATATGTTTTTGACGTTATACATTTTGAACTTAATTTTTAGTATTATTTCATTTAAACTTGGATTTGCAAGAAAGCTTACCCTTATAAAAACAATAATTGTATATATCATGCTTGCTTTGGGAGTTTATTTATTAACTATTTTTAGTATATTTCAACTTCCGATCACGGAAAGCTTAATCGTGATATCACTTGTATTAGCAATTTATCGTTTTCGTTTATATCAAGAAAGAAAAAATCGCTCGTAA
- a CDS encoding DUF5325 family protein — MKKLNIPMLLLAILVIGMFVGVGAAIAYRNTWLVVLFLLLGFTLMGTGIHLKKARE, encoded by the coding sequence ATGAAGAAGTTAAATATACCGATGCTGCTTTTAGCAATACTTGTAATTGGCATGTTTGTCGGCGTAGGTGCTGCTATAGCTTATCGTAATACTTGGTTGGTGGTTTTATTTTTATTATTAGGTTTTACGTTGATGGGAACTGGGATTCATTTAAAAAAAGCAAGGGAGTGA
- a CDS encoding inositol monophosphatase family protein gives MNKAQRDMIFSQATKWIYEAGEQIRQQIHNPLTIDTKSNANDLVTEMDRSTEAFLANNIKSTFTDHFILSEEGYGDQLDSMNGIVWIIDPIDGTMNFVHQKRNFAISIGIFNNGIGEIGLIYNVMEDVLYSAKRGEGAYKNNKKLPQLHRDILFEEAIVSMNHFWLCENPLVDEKWMQKLVKDVRGSRTYGSAALEFAFVAEGIIDSYLTLSLSPWDYAAGMVIISEVGGVTTTIDGDTLDMLSKTSVASGNPLIQEKIIANYIKKARK, from the coding sequence ATGAACAAAGCGCAGCGTGATATGATTTTTTCTCAAGCTACAAAGTGGATATACGAAGCAGGCGAGCAAATAAGGCAACAAATTCATAATCCATTAACTATTGATACAAAATCAAATGCGAATGATTTAGTAACTGAGATGGATCGTTCAACCGAAGCTTTTCTCGCAAACAACATTAAATCTACGTTTACTGATCATTTTATTTTAAGCGAAGAAGGATACGGTGATCAGCTAGATTCCATGAACGGTATCGTTTGGATTATTGATCCTATTGATGGCACGATGAATTTTGTCCATCAAAAAAGGAATTTTGCGATTTCAATCGGTATTTTTAATAATGGTATTGGAGAAATCGGACTTATTTATAACGTAATGGAAGATGTATTATATAGCGCAAAAAGAGGAGAAGGTGCTTATAAGAATAATAAGAAGCTTCCACAACTTCATCGTGATATCCTTTTCGAGGAAGCAATCGTTAGTATGAATCACTTTTGGCTATGTGAAAACCCTCTCGTTGACGAAAAATGGATGCAAAAGCTTGTAAAAGATGTGAGAGGGTCGAGGACTTACGGTTCGGCGGCATTGGAATTTGCATTTGTCGCAGAAGGTATTATCGATAGTTATTTAACATTGAGTCTGTCACCGTGGGATTATGCAGCGGGAATGGTCATTATTAGCGAAGTTGGAGGAGTAACAACTACTATAGATGGCGATACACTCGACATGCTTTCAAAAACATCTGTCGCTTCTGGAAATCCATTAATTCAAGAGAAAATTATAGCTAATTATATAAAAAAAGCAAGGAAGTGA
- a CDS encoding YktB family protein — protein sequence MTFKGFEKADFDTFYIEGLGERMEAIQTRIQPKFQQIGNELVDFLAAQLGNEMFLHIAKHARRTVNPPQDTWLAVADNKRGYKKHPHFQVGVFDDHVFVWLALIYELDHKSKIAQTYLNHFDQLKQLPQSFMYSLDHTKKDAKPLLELDKKDVERFRDVKKAEFLIGKHFAKHDERIYDGNILIEELKSTVHPLIPFYKLALQSKTNYTK from the coding sequence ATGACCTTTAAAGGATTTGAGAAAGCAGATTTTGATACATTTTATATTGAAGGCCTCGGAGAAAGAATGGAAGCAATTCAAACAAGAATCCAACCAAAATTTCAACAGATTGGCAATGAACTAGTAGATTTCTTAGCTGCACAGCTTGGGAATGAAATGTTTCTACATATTGCTAAACATGCTAGAAGAACAGTCAATCCCCCTCAAGATACGTGGTTAGCTGTAGCTGATAATAAACGAGGATATAAAAAACACCCGCATTTTCAAGTAGGTGTATTCGATGATCATGTATTTGTATGGTTAGCGCTTATTTATGAGTTAGACCATAAATCAAAAATTGCACAAACCTATTTAAACCATTTTGACCAATTAAAACAACTTCCTCAAAGTTTTATGTATTCATTAGATCATACTAAAAAAGATGCCAAACCACTATTAGAATTAGATAAAAAAGATGTAGAAAGGTTTAGAGATGTGAAGAAAGCGGAATTTTTAATTGGGAAGCATTTTGCCAAACATGATGAACGCATTTATGACGGAAATATCCTTATAGAGGAGTTAAAATCTACTGTTCATCCATTGATACCTTTTTATAAACTGGCTCTACAAAGCAAAACTAATTATACAAAATAA
- a CDS encoding UPF0223 family protein, whose product MNYHYPIDNTWTKEEIIYVVQFFSLIEQAYERKVERKVIIAAYRKFKQVVPSKSEEKKLFATFKQGSGYSSFHVLKYVKITEDHFIKMK is encoded by the coding sequence TTGAATTATCACTATCCAATTGACAATACATGGACAAAAGAAGAAATTATTTATGTTGTGCAGTTTTTCAGCTTAATTGAGCAGGCATATGAAAGAAAGGTTGAAAGGAAAGTTATAATAGCAGCTTACCGGAAGTTTAAACAAGTAGTTCCTAGTAAAAGTGAAGAAAAGAAGTTGTTTGCTACTTTTAAACAAGGTTCGGGATATTCTAGCTTTCATGTACTTAAATATGTAAAGATAACCGAAGACCATTTTATAAAAATGAAGTAG
- a CDS encoding GapA-binding peptide SR1P, translating into MGTIVCQDCQTIIEQYEEEKVTTLYGTCPTCRENK; encoded by the coding sequence ATGGGTACAATAGTTTGTCAAGATTGCCAAACAATTATTGAGCAATATGAAGAAGAAAAAGTAACAACTCTTTATGGTACTTGTCCAACGTGTCGTGAAAATAAATAA